In Reichenbachiella agarivorans, one genomic interval encodes:
- a CDS encoding DoxX family membrane protein, giving the protein MKNKILTGLCILFGLMMVNSGLNKFFNYIPMPEMSEEMMQVMVGYMTIKWIFPLVAIIEIIGGILIAIPKTRALGAIIILPVMVGIFVHHLVLDMSTIGIVLVLFAINIWAIADNWNKYKPMIEN; this is encoded by the coding sequence ATGAAAAATAAGATTCTTACAGGTCTATGTATCCTATTCGGGTTAATGATGGTTAATTCGGGTTTAAACAAATTCTTCAATTATATACCAATGCCTGAAATGTCTGAAGAAATGATGCAAGTAATGGTCGGGTATATGACTATTAAATGGATTTTCCCACTTGTGGCTATTATCGAAATCATTGGTGGTATTTTAATAGCTATTCCAAAAACAAGAGCTTTGGGGGCAATAATAATTCTTCCAGTTATGGTAGGTATTTTTGTACATCATCTCGTCCTTGATATGTCAACTATTGGAATAGTACTGGTATTATTTGCAATTAATATATGGGCTATTGCAGATAATTGGAATAAATACAAACCAATGATAGAAAATTGA
- a CDS encoding valine--tRNA ligase, giving the protein MSISAKYDPSEIEGKRYKEWMDHGFFSSKPDPNKEPYTILIPPPNVTGVLHMGHMLNNTIQDVLIRKARMEGKEACWVPGTDHASIATEAKVVNLLREKGITKADLTREEFLAHAFEWKEKYGGIILNQLQRLGASCDWDRTFFTMDEQNSKAVVDVFISYFNKGFIYRDYKMVNWDPQAQTTISNEEVIYKDVDAALYYIEYPIEGSDEKITIATTRPETILGDTAICINPEDERYAHLRGKRAIVPMVNRSIPIIEDEYVDIEFGTGCLKVTPAHDTNDYDLGQKHNLETIDILNDDATLNEKAQFFVGQSREEARKNITKQLKQDGFLVKTENLRHKVGFSERNPDTVIEPKLSLQWFVDMQKIVGPALDNVLNDNIQFFPDKFKNTYKHWLENIKDWPISRQLWWGQQIPAYYYGENGVAVGKTKEEALAMAIKDTGNTAMTLEDLKQDEDVVDTWFSSALLPISVFDGFENPDNEEFKYYYPTQVLVTGWDIIFFWVARMIISGYEFGNDKPFEKVYFTGMVRDLKRRKMSKSLGNSPDALGLLDQYGADGVRVGMLLSSAAGNDLLFDEKLCEQGRNFSNKIWNAFRLIKSWDIVDGEQEASAAIANDWFGHRVNQVLEEVDDLFSKFRLSEALMTTYKLVWDDFCSWYLEMIKPKFGEPIDQKSYNQAIGHIEKLMRIIHPFMPFLSEEIWQNIKEREEKDYLIVAAWPKAEAFDTDMIQQTNEAFEAISNIRNVRNSYGISPKEALEVNIRSTNYMSLERYFPLITKLSNISAIAETEDKVENADSFIIDRDEYFVLLGDHANAADQAEEIEAEIKRLKGFLVGIDKKLSNEKFVSNAPEEVIAMEKKKKADAEAKIAMLEAKL; this is encoded by the coding sequence ATGTCAATATCTGCAAAATACGACCCATCAGAGATCGAGGGTAAAAGATACAAGGAATGGATGGACCATGGTTTTTTCAGCTCGAAACCAGATCCAAACAAAGAACCCTACACCATCCTCATCCCTCCTCCTAACGTCACGGGCGTATTGCACATGGGGCATATGCTCAACAACACCATCCAAGACGTCCTGATCCGCAAGGCCAGAATGGAAGGAAAAGAGGCCTGCTGGGTACCTGGCACAGATCATGCATCCATTGCCACAGAGGCCAAGGTGGTAAACCTGTTGAGAGAAAAAGGCATCACCAAGGCAGACCTGACCAGAGAAGAATTCCTCGCTCATGCCTTTGAGTGGAAGGAAAAATATGGTGGTATCATCTTGAATCAATTGCAACGCCTTGGCGCTTCTTGTGATTGGGACAGAACCTTCTTCACCATGGATGAGCAAAACTCTAAAGCCGTAGTAGATGTCTTCATCAGTTACTTCAATAAAGGATTCATCTACCGTGACTACAAAATGGTCAACTGGGATCCACAAGCCCAAACAACCATCTCCAACGAAGAAGTAATCTACAAAGACGTAGATGCAGCACTCTATTATATAGAGTATCCTATCGAAGGCAGTGATGAAAAAATAACCATCGCTACCACCCGACCAGAAACGATCCTCGGTGACACTGCGATATGCATCAATCCTGAAGACGAAAGATATGCACACCTGAGAGGCAAACGTGCTATCGTGCCGATGGTCAACCGTAGCATTCCCATCATCGAGGACGAATATGTTGACATTGAATTCGGTACGGGCTGTCTGAAAGTCACCCCAGCACACGACACCAATGACTATGATCTCGGTCAGAAGCACAACCTCGAAACCATCGACATCCTCAACGATGACGCGACACTCAACGAGAAAGCACAATTCTTTGTCGGACAAAGTAGAGAAGAAGCCAGAAAAAACATCACCAAACAACTGAAGCAAGATGGTTTCTTGGTGAAAACCGAAAACCTAAGACACAAAGTAGGCTTCTCGGAGAGAAATCCTGACACGGTGATCGAGCCAAAACTATCCCTACAGTGGTTTGTAGATATGCAAAAAATCGTCGGGCCAGCATTGGACAATGTCCTCAATGACAACATCCAGTTCTTCCCTGACAAGTTCAAAAACACCTACAAGCATTGGCTAGAAAACATCAAAGATTGGCCGATTTCAAGACAGCTGTGGTGGGGTCAGCAGATTCCTGCTTACTACTATGGTGAGAATGGTGTCGCTGTAGGCAAGACCAAAGAAGAAGCCTTAGCCATGGCCATCAAAGACACTGGCAATACTGCCATGACCTTGGAGGACTTGAAACAAGACGAAGACGTAGTGGACACTTGGTTCAGCAGTGCTTTGCTCCCAATCTCAGTTTTTGATGGATTTGAAAACCCTGATAACGAAGAGTTCAAATACTACTACCCTACCCAAGTATTGGTGACGGGTTGGGACATTATTTTCTTCTGGGTAGCCAGAATGATTATCTCTGGATATGAGTTTGGCAATGACAAACCTTTCGAAAAAGTTTACTTCACAGGGATGGTGAGGGATCTCAAAAGAAGAAAAATGTCCAAATCCTTAGGTAACTCCCCTGATGCGCTAGGACTGCTCGATCAATATGGTGCCGATGGTGTCAGAGTAGGCATGCTACTGAGCTCTGCTGCAGGCAATGACTTGCTTTTTGACGAGAAACTCTGCGAACAAGGCAGGAACTTCTCCAACAAAATCTGGAATGCCTTTCGTCTCATCAAGTCATGGGATATCGTAGATGGAGAACAAGAAGCCAGTGCAGCCATCGCCAATGACTGGTTTGGGCACAGAGTCAATCAGGTACTAGAAGAGGTAGATGATTTATTCAGCAAGTTCAGATTGTCTGAAGCTTTGATGACTACATATAAATTGGTCTGGGATGATTTCTGTTCATGGTATCTGGAAATGATCAAGCCTAAGTTTGGTGAACCGATCGATCAGAAGAGCTATAATCAGGCGATTGGACACATCGAAAAATTGATGCGTATCATCCATCCGTTTATGCCCTTCTTGTCAGAAGAAATATGGCAAAACATCAAAGAACGCGAAGAGAAAGACTATTTGATCGTAGCTGCATGGCCTAAAGCCGAAGCATTCGATACAGATATGATTCAACAGACCAATGAGGCTTTTGAAGCTATCTCCAACATCAGAAATGTCAGAAACAGCTATGGTATCTCTCCAAAAGAGGCTTTGGAGGTCAACATTCGCTCTACAAACTACATGTCTTTGGAGCGGTATTTCCCTCTTATCACCAAGCTATCAAACATCTCTGCAATTGCAGAAACTGAGGACAAAGTAGAAAACGCTGACAGCTTCATCATCGACAGAGATGAGTATTTTGTCCTGCTGGGTGATCATGCCAATGCAGCAGATCAGGCTGAAGAAATAGAAGCCGAAATCAAGCGCCTCAAGGGATTCCTAGTCGGGATAGACAAAAAGCTGAGCAATGAGAAATTCGTCAGCAATGCTCCTGAAGAAGTCATCGCCATGGAAAAGAAAAAGAAAGCTGATGCAGAGGCAAAAATTGCCATGCTAGAAGCAAAACTCTAA
- a CDS encoding alanine dehydrogenase, whose translation MTSLIEESKRYPQEKLAPIKKGAQQLNIGIPKENSTYENRVPLTPKAVGALTANGHRVIIEPGTGESANFSDQEYTEAGANLASGAKEVFKSDMIVKVEFPTTQEIEWMTSRQTIISTVHAEETDIKSRLELLNQKKAIAVGYEFIQDKVGGLPIVRAMSEIAGVSVMSIAAEYMSADKKGVGAILGGITGVPAANVVIIGAGTVTEYAARTAIALGASVKIFDRHLYKLHRLKHILSASVFTSTIDQVALKKALYEADVVIGAVRSEKGQLKKIVSEDLVRGMKKGAVIVDVSIDEGGCFETSYPTNLKKPVFIKHGVIHYCVPNIASRYPRTSTKALSNIFTPILNSIALYGGVDQMIFENVWFMKGVYAYKGFMTNYHLANKFGLRFKDLNLLMAARF comes from the coding sequence ATGACCTCTCTAATAGAGGAGTCTAAACGCTATCCGCAGGAGAAATTAGCGCCAATCAAAAAGGGGGCACAGCAGTTAAATATTGGAATTCCCAAAGAAAACTCTACCTATGAAAATAGGGTTCCTTTGACACCCAAGGCGGTAGGTGCGCTGACAGCCAACGGACACCGAGTCATCATTGAACCAGGGACGGGTGAGTCGGCCAATTTCTCAGACCAAGAATACACGGAGGCGGGTGCCAATCTGGCCTCTGGGGCGAAGGAAGTATTCAAATCAGATATGATTGTCAAAGTGGAGTTTCCTACGACACAAGAGATCGAATGGATGACGAGTCGGCAGACCATCATCTCTACTGTACATGCAGAAGAAACAGATATCAAAAGCAGACTTGAACTCCTCAACCAAAAGAAAGCGATAGCTGTAGGCTATGAGTTCATCCAAGACAAGGTCGGAGGTCTCCCAATTGTCAGGGCGATGAGCGAAATCGCAGGTGTATCCGTGATGTCCATCGCTGCAGAATACATGTCCGCAGATAAAAAGGGCGTAGGGGCTATTCTGGGAGGAATTACAGGTGTGCCAGCTGCCAATGTAGTTATTATTGGGGCAGGTACTGTGACAGAATATGCCGCTAGAACAGCCATTGCCTTGGGGGCGTCAGTGAAGATATTTGATAGGCATCTGTACAAGTTGCACCGTTTGAAACATATCTTGTCAGCCTCGGTATTTACCTCTACCATCGATCAAGTAGCACTGAAAAAGGCGCTGTATGAAGCAGATGTAGTCATCGGTGCGGTTCGTAGTGAAAAGGGGCAATTGAAGAAGATCGTATCTGAGGACTTGGTTCGGGGAATGAAAAAAGGTGCGGTAATTGTCGATGTGAGTATCGATGAAGGCGGTTGTTTTGAAACTTCCTATCCCACCAACCTCAAAAAGCCAGTATTTATCAAGCATGGTGTGATTCACTATTGCGTACCGAATATTGCGTCTAGGTATCCTCGTACTTCGACCAAAGCACTGAGCAACATCTTCACGCCGATACTCAATAGCATTGCACTATATGGAGGTGTCGATCAAATGATTTTTGAAAATGTGTGGTTTATGAAGGGCGTATACGCCTACAAGGGATTCATGACCAATTACCATCTGGCCAACAAGTTTGGGTTGCGATTCAAGGATTTGAATCTCCTGATGGCAGCAAGGTTTTGA
- the tsaE gene encoding tRNA (adenosine(37)-N6)-threonylcarbamoyltransferase complex ATPase subunit type 1 TsaE: MELKLHSIEDISAVAQSIIEYADNHKIWVFEGEMGAGKTTLVKAICKHLDIIDETSSPTFSLVNVYVDDVGKEYYHFDFYRLNHEVEALDIGCDEYFYSGNHCFIEWGEKIPSLIPSRNLKISIKLSPDNTRIISLSKHD; this comes from the coding sequence ATGGAACTAAAGTTACATTCGATTGAGGATATTTCGGCAGTTGCTCAATCCATCATTGAGTATGCGGACAATCACAAGATTTGGGTTTTTGAGGGAGAAATGGGTGCTGGTAAGACCACATTGGTCAAGGCCATTTGTAAGCATTTGGACATCATAGATGAGACCAGTAGCCCTACTTTTTCATTAGTCAATGTCTATGTGGATGATGTTGGCAAGGAGTATTATCACTTTGATTTCTACAGACTCAACCATGAAGTAGAAGCACTGGATATCGGTTGTGATGAATATTTCTACTCAGGCAATCATTGTTTTATTGAGTGGGGCGAAAAAATCCCCTCTTTGATTCCATCTCGAAACCTGAAAATTAGTATTAAATTGTCTCCTGATAATACGAGGATCATCAGCTTAAGCAAACATGACTGA
- the porX gene encoding T9SS response regulator signal transducer PorX, producing MRNYKILWADDEIDLLKPHIIFLKNKGYDVTPVNSGSDALDAIGSDVFDIIFLDENMPGLTGLETLSRIKENYATIPVVMITKSEEEHIMEEAIGAKIADYLIKPLNPNQILLSVKKILDNKRLVSEQTNMSYQQEFRGISMDINENLDFQEWIDIYRKMVYWELRIDETEEKDMAEILNMQKDEANAKFCDFIYESYESWLNNADIEKPLLSHRLMKEQVFPLMGNEEPVFVFIIDNLRYDQWNLMEPIISEFYSIESEVPYYSILPTTTAYARNAIFSGMMPDEMAKKHADLWVGEEEDEGKNNNEKEFLERNLSRNNIKASISYHKILQKNQGKQLVSNVNNLMSNDLNVIVYNFVDVLSHARTDMKMIRELAPDESAYRSLTMSWFQHSTLLELLRILSERKVKVVITTDHGTIRVKKPLKIVGDRNTNTNLRYKVGKNLKVNTDDVFNCKNPEDLHLPRPNVSSSYVFAQKNDFLAYPNNYNYYVNYYKDTFQHGGISLEEMIVPLIHLRPKN from the coding sequence ATGCGTAATTATAAAATATTGTGGGCCGATGACGAAATCGATTTGTTGAAACCGCATATTATTTTTCTCAAAAACAAAGGGTATGATGTGACACCTGTCAACAGTGGGTCTGATGCCCTGGATGCGATTGGATCGGATGTCTTTGATATCATATTTTTGGATGAAAACATGCCTGGTTTGACAGGTTTGGAGACCTTGTCTCGTATCAAAGAGAATTACGCAACCATTCCTGTGGTGATGATTACCAAGAGTGAGGAGGAACACATCATGGAGGAGGCAATTGGAGCCAAAATCGCTGATTACCTCATCAAACCTTTGAATCCTAATCAAATATTGTTGTCGGTCAAAAAAATCTTAGACAACAAAAGATTGGTGTCCGAGCAGACCAACATGAGTTACCAACAAGAATTCAGAGGAATCAGCATGGATATCAACGAAAACTTGGATTTTCAAGAGTGGATCGATATATACCGCAAGATGGTCTATTGGGAGCTTCGAATCGATGAAACTGAAGAAAAGGACATGGCAGAAATCCTCAACATGCAAAAGGATGAGGCCAATGCTAAATTTTGTGACTTCATCTATGAAAGTTATGAGTCATGGCTCAACAATGCCGATATTGAGAAGCCCTTGCTGTCACACCGCTTGATGAAAGAGCAGGTTTTTCCCCTCATGGGAAATGAAGAACCGGTTTTCGTTTTCATCATAGACAATTTGCGCTATGATCAATGGAACTTGATGGAACCGATCATTTCTGAGTTTTACTCTATAGAGAGTGAAGTGCCCTATTATTCCATTCTACCTACTACGACGGCTTATGCTAGGAATGCCATATTCAGTGGCATGATGCCAGACGAAATGGCCAAAAAGCATGCGGATCTTTGGGTCGGAGAAGAAGAGGATGAAGGGAAAAACAACAATGAGAAGGAGTTTCTTGAGCGAAATCTGAGTCGCAACAACATCAAGGCATCCATCTCGTACCATAAGATTTTGCAAAAAAATCAAGGCAAGCAGTTGGTCAGCAATGTCAATAACCTGATGAGCAACGATCTGAATGTCATCGTGTATAATTTTGTAGATGTGCTATCGCATGCGCGTACCGATATGAAAATGATCAGAGAACTGGCGCCAGATGAGTCTGCCTATCGCTCATTGACCATGTCATGGTTTCAGCACTCCACATTGTTAGAATTGTTGAGAATCTTGTCTGAGCGTAAGGTCAAAGTGGTCATCACGACGGATCATGGAACGATTAGAGTCAAAAAGCCGCTTAAAATCGTAGGAGATAGAAATACCAATACCAATTTGAGATACAAAGTAGGAAAGAACCTGAAGGTAAATACCGACGATGTGTTCAACTGCAAGAATCCAGAGGATCTTCACTTGCCACGTCCCAATGTGTCAAGTTCCTACGTGTTTGCTCAGAAGAATGATTTTTTAGCTTATCCAAATAATTATAATTACTACGTGAATTACTACAAAGATACTTTTCAGCATGGAGGGATTTCGTTGGAAGAAATGATTGTACCATTGATTCATCTTAGACCCAAAAACTAG
- a CDS encoding HD domain-containing protein: MATNKNKIINDPVYGFITIPNDLIFEVIEHPHFQRLRRIKQLGLTNLVYPGALHTRFHHAIGSMYLMQQTLHNLRTKGIEISDEELEGALLAILLHDIGHGPFSHTLEFNLLDSVKHEDISLMFFQRINEQFHGALQLGLDIFSGQYHRQFFHQLVSSQLDIDRLDYLKRDSYFTGVSEGSIGSERIINMLNVRGDEIVVEEKGIYSIENFLSARRLMYWQVYLHKTAVSAEEMLIQLIRRAKYLTQQGENIMATPALRYFLEQKITKASFSQDGELLELFALLDDNDIWGSMKFWREHPDTVLSTISKSLLDRRIYKIKLDNHEHDQSFIDSKRKEIQLKTKLNSDELSYFLCSGSISNAAYIHSDQKIKILTKRGELVVIEEATDLPNIKAMSKIVTKHYLCWASGLDFGR; this comes from the coding sequence TTGGCTACCAATAAAAACAAAATCATCAACGATCCTGTCTATGGCTTCATCACGATCCCCAATGATTTGATCTTTGAAGTGATTGAGCATCCTCATTTTCAACGCCTTAGAAGAATCAAACAACTGGGACTGACCAATTTGGTCTACCCTGGTGCCCTACATACACGGTTTCACCATGCCATAGGTTCAATGTATCTCATGCAGCAGACGTTGCACAACCTGCGAACCAAAGGAATTGAAATCTCTGACGAAGAACTAGAAGGGGCGCTTTTAGCCATTTTGCTCCACGACATAGGACATGGTCCGTTTTCTCACACCCTTGAGTTCAATCTACTGGATTCCGTCAAGCATGAGGACATCTCATTGATGTTTTTTCAACGGATCAACGAACAATTCCATGGAGCACTGCAGTTGGGCTTGGATATCTTCTCAGGACAATACCACCGACAGTTTTTTCATCAGCTGGTATCGAGCCAATTGGATATCGACAGATTGGATTACCTGAAAAGAGACAGCTATTTCACGGGAGTATCAGAGGGGAGCATTGGTTCGGAGCGCATCATCAACATGCTCAATGTGAGGGGAGATGAAATCGTAGTGGAAGAAAAAGGCATCTACAGCATAGAAAACTTCCTCAGCGCTAGACGGCTGATGTACTGGCAAGTGTACCTTCACAAAACTGCCGTCAGTGCAGAAGAAATGCTGATCCAGCTCATCAGACGAGCCAAATACCTGACACAACAAGGAGAAAATATCATGGCGACCCCTGCCCTGAGGTACTTTTTGGAACAAAAAATCACCAAGGCGTCTTTCAGCCAAGATGGCGAACTACTCGAATTGTTTGCATTGTTGGACGACAATGACATCTGGGGCTCGATGAAATTTTGGCGAGAGCATCCCGACACAGTACTGTCCACGATCAGCAAGAGTCTATTGGATCGTAGAATCTATAAAATCAAACTAGACAACCATGAGCATGATCAATCATTTATAGATAGCAAGAGGAAGGAAATCCAACTCAAAACCAAGCTCAATTCAGACGAACTCAGTTATTTTCTGTGTTCGGGTAGCATCAGCAATGCTGCCTATATCCACAGCGATCAAAAAATCAAGATACTCACCAAGCGTGGTGAATTAGTGGTCATTGAAGAGGCTACCGATCTACCCAACATCAAAGCCATGAGCAAGATTGTGACCAAACACTATCTCTGTTGGGCATCGGGGCTAGATTTTGGACGCTAG
- a CDS encoding ABC transporter ATP-binding protein, which translates to MEITLDKIGKRFSNKEWIFKDLSQHFKPGDRIAITGSNGSGKSTLLKIIGGMALPTTGEIQYHDGDTLMDADQLINHVSFASPYLELIEEFSLSEMLQFHFQFKKIRGSLSLNELIDKMYFTGHEHKLIKNFSSGMKQRLKLGLCFFTHSSLVLLDEPSSNLDQVGTDWYQEQIHNLPPEVIVFVASNLASEYQFCNQIINMTQ; encoded by the coding sequence ATGGAAATCACCCTTGACAAAATTGGCAAACGATTTTCTAATAAAGAATGGATTTTCAAAGACCTCAGTCAGCATTTCAAACCAGGAGACCGAATCGCCATCACTGGCTCCAACGGTAGTGGCAAGTCCACCCTACTCAAGATTATTGGCGGCATGGCTCTCCCCACGACAGGTGAGATTCAATACCACGATGGCGATACGCTCATGGATGCCGATCAACTCATCAATCACGTCAGCTTTGCCAGCCCCTACCTAGAACTCATCGAAGAATTTAGCTTGTCCGAGATGCTCCAATTTCATTTTCAATTCAAGAAAATCAGAGGATCACTCTCATTGAATGAGTTGATTGACAAAATGTATTTCACAGGTCATGAACACAAGTTGATTAAAAACTTCTCCAGTGGCATGAAACAACGGCTCAAACTAGGATTGTGTTTCTTCACACATTCGAGTTTGGTACTACTGGATGAACCTAGCTCTAACCTGGATCAAGTGGGCACAGACTGGTACCAAGAACAGATCCATAACCTTCCTCCAGAAGTGATTGTTTTTGTGGCATCCAACCTAGCCAGTGAGTATCAATTTTGTAATCAAATCATCAACATGACCCAATGA
- a CDS encoding glutathione peroxidase → MKTLLITLLITLSATTMESTFYSFKVAMLDSDQKIDFSSFKGKKVLVVNVASKCGFTPQYEELQALSERYKESLVVIGMPCDQFAGQELDLESSIKQFCTEQFHVTFPMTTIIDVKGDNQHPVYQWLTQKSQNGLGDYSVKWNFNKFLISEEGQLLAYFPSTIKPLSEEITKFLD, encoded by the coding sequence ATGAAAACACTACTCATCACTCTATTGATTACCCTTTCAGCGACGACCATGGAATCTACTTTTTACTCTTTCAAAGTCGCGATGTTGGACAGTGACCAAAAGATCGACTTTTCTTCCTTCAAAGGAAAGAAAGTGTTGGTCGTCAATGTGGCGTCCAAATGTGGGTTTACTCCCCAGTATGAAGAGTTACAAGCTTTGTCCGAGAGGTATAAGGAATCTTTGGTGGTGATCGGTATGCCCTGTGACCAGTTTGCCGGTCAAGAGTTGGATCTCGAATCATCCATCAAGCAGTTTTGCACAGAGCAGTTTCATGTGACTTTTCCCATGACGACTATCATAGATGTAAAAGGAGACAATCAGCATCCTGTCTATCAATGGTTGACCCAAAAATCTCAAAATGGGTTAGGCGACTACAGCGTAAAGTGGAACTTTAATAAGTTTTTGATCAGTGAGGAGGGGCAATTACTTGCATACTTCCCCTCTACAATCAAGCCGCTGAGCGAGGAGATTACCAAGTTTCTGGATTGA
- a CDS encoding YceI family protein — translation MKIILTSLLVFALTIDQWQFKADPAKSTLVVQGTSSVHDWESVAEVFSVTGTMNDTEVTNLDVSVSVKSIKSGKSIMDDKTYEALKADKHPKIYFKAETLKVVNGHVKGDGTLTIAGKSKRITIDAASQSTTGGYKISGVVTLKMSEYGVTPPTAMFGTMQTGDQVTIQYQFLLIK, via the coding sequence ATGAAAATAATACTCACATCACTACTTGTATTTGCATTGACAATCGATCAATGGCAGTTCAAAGCAGACCCTGCCAAGAGCACCTTGGTTGTACAAGGCACCTCTTCCGTCCATGATTGGGAATCCGTAGCGGAAGTGTTTTCAGTTACCGGCACCATGAACGATACAGAAGTCACCAATCTGGATGTATCCGTGAGTGTCAAGTCCATCAAAAGTGGAAAGTCCATTATGGATGACAAAACCTATGAAGCATTGAAGGCTGATAAACACCCCAAGATTTACTTCAAGGCAGAAACCCTTAAGGTTGTGAATGGTCATGTAAAAGGTGATGGCACTCTGACCATAGCAGGTAAATCAAAAAGGATAACAATCGATGCAGCATCACAGTCTACCACGGGTGGTTACAAGATATCTGGCGTAGTGACGCTCAAAATGTCAGAATATGGTGTGACGCCTCCGACAGCCATGTTTGGTACCATGCAGACTGGTGATCAGGTCACCATACAATATCAATTTTTACTCATTAAATAA